The Lysobacter panacisoli genome includes a window with the following:
- a CDS encoding HlyD family secretion protein has translation MEIILLLIYSFFVWLIFFKFKWLPWNFVSQVIVISLPIFALTALILILNVVAPSSSDVRAINYVVQIVPRVTGRVIEVPVEANRPVKKGDVLFRIDPVPFQQQLAALEAKVPEMSAKLDSAQAYQRELGEELKSARSTRDALSSRLQLAERRERQTNELAQTGAGSKFDHEQAQTEAASLRAELLSTTAQMAQVQQKLSAQTREGQLSEVAQARAALEQLKAQVIEARWQLDQTTVYAPADGSVINLQLREGSYAASLPLTPVMSFVEKEQWILAMYSQNELRNVKPGNEAEIALKTAPNQIIKCVVDSVVWASSTGQLPISGMIPQSGTTPLPPGRIAVRLRPTGKDEHAFIAMGAQGQGAIYTEHGKLIHIVRKVIIRVSTKLDLLVLKLH, from the coding sequence GTGGAGATCATCCTTCTCCTGATCTATTCGTTCTTCGTCTGGCTGATCTTCTTCAAGTTCAAGTGGCTGCCGTGGAACTTCGTCTCGCAGGTCATCGTGATCTCACTGCCGATCTTCGCGCTGACCGCGCTGATCCTGATCCTCAACGTGGTCGCCCCGTCGTCGTCCGACGTGCGCGCGATCAACTACGTGGTGCAGATAGTGCCGCGCGTCACCGGGCGCGTGATCGAAGTGCCGGTGGAAGCCAACCGGCCAGTGAAAAAGGGCGACGTGCTGTTCCGCATCGATCCGGTGCCTTTCCAGCAGCAGCTCGCCGCGCTCGAAGCCAAGGTGCCGGAAATGTCGGCCAAACTCGACAGTGCGCAGGCGTACCAGCGCGAGTTGGGCGAGGAACTCAAGTCGGCGCGCTCCACACGCGATGCGTTGTCATCGCGCCTGCAGCTGGCGGAACGGCGCGAACGCCAGACCAACGAGCTTGCGCAGACCGGTGCGGGTTCCAAGTTCGACCACGAACAGGCGCAGACCGAAGCGGCGAGCCTGCGCGCGGAACTGCTGTCGACGACCGCGCAGATGGCGCAGGTGCAGCAGAAACTCTCCGCACAGACGCGCGAAGGCCAGCTCTCCGAAGTCGCGCAGGCACGCGCGGCGCTCGAACAGCTGAAGGCGCAGGTCATCGAAGCGCGCTGGCAGCTCGACCAGACCACGGTCTACGCGCCCGCCGACGGCAGCGTGATCAACCTGCAACTGCGTGAAGGCTCCTACGCCGCCAGCCTGCCGCTGACGCCGGTGATGAGCTTCGTCGAGAAGGAACAGTGGATCCTGGCGATGTACTCGCAGAACGAACTGCGCAACGTGAAGCCCGGCAACGAGGCCGAGATCGCGCTGAAGACCGCGCCCAACCAGATCATCAAGTGCGTGGTAGATTCGGTGGTCTGGGCATCGAGCACCGGCCAGTTGCCGATCAGCGGCATGATCCCGCAGAGCGGAACCACACCGCTGCCGCCGGGACGGATCGCAGTGCGTCTGCGTCCAACCGGCAAGGACGAGCACGCGTTCATCGCGATGGGCGCGCAGGGCCAGGGGGCGATCTACACCGAGCACGGCAAGCTGATCCACATCGTGCGCAAGGTGATCATCCGGGTCAGCACCAAGCTCGACCTGCTCGTGCTGAAGCTGCACTGA